From one Azospirillum ramasamyi genomic stretch:
- the addB gene encoding double-strand break repair protein AddB, producing MTHPNVYSIPAGAPFVDMLAAGIMERVGGDPMALAGVTVLLPTRRACRALQAAFLRRSGGQPTLLPRMAPLGELDAGDLSLTEEELPDVPLDLPEAISPLNRQMTLARLILGADGLSATTAQAVRLGADLGRLIDAVWTERAGFEKLESLVPEDYAEHWQVTLKFLRIITEVWPAILESTGETDPAKRRNLALETQAALWQAAPPPGMVIAAGSTGSIAATTELLAVIARLPQGAVVLPGLDTGADDTIWDAIAEDESHPQHGLSQLIRLLGVERAEVQPWTDATEPRGARARLIAEAMRPAATTEGWRELSGVDASALDGLTRIDAATSEEEAQVIALLMRHALETPTKTAALITPDRNLGRRVAMALARWGILVNDSGGQPLAHTAVGTYLRLTAELAASRVHPLALLALAKHPMAAGGRDSADFRAAARALERVVLRGPRPAEGFDGVLAALEQAERFDHEEQQEFLRDWLVDIGRRTAPFLEALNGETPLADLVRAHVAFCEALAADDELTGAERLWRQDDGEEAARFVHDLLDAAAGFPPIPAKDYPALLDALMSARAVRPRYGLHPRLFILGPMEARLQHLDLTILGGLNEGTWPPTAAADPWMSRPMRRDFGLPSPERLVGMSAHDFAHACGAPEVVLTRAARVEGTPTVPSRWLLRLETVLKAVNLDGLIEERGACWLAWARGLDEPDRVQPVAAPEPRPPLTARPRKLSVTEIEAWMRDPYAIYARHALRLRALDPIAADPGASDRGQIIHDTLDAFVREYPGPLPHDALDRLIALGRERFGPLLRSHPDVWAFWWPRFERVAGWFVDLERERRPRIRPLATEVPGRLELSGPGGPFTLTAKADRIDRGPDGLVVIDYKTGTPPSAREIELGFAPQLPLEAAIAAAGGFSGVDKGAVAELTFWRLSGGDPAGEEKPVKGDPAALGEEARTGLEALIAQFDNPNTPYRSRPRPAMAPRYTDYAHLARVQEWSSGGGEGE from the coding sequence ATGACCCACCCCAACGTCTACAGCATCCCCGCGGGTGCGCCCTTCGTCGACATGCTGGCGGCGGGGATCATGGAGCGGGTCGGCGGCGACCCGATGGCATTGGCCGGGGTCACCGTGCTGCTGCCGACGCGGCGCGCCTGCCGGGCGCTGCAGGCGGCCTTCCTGCGCCGTTCGGGCGGACAACCGACCCTGCTGCCGCGGATGGCGCCGCTGGGCGAACTCGACGCCGGCGACCTCAGCCTGACCGAGGAGGAGCTGCCCGACGTCCCGCTCGACCTGCCGGAAGCGATCTCGCCGCTCAACCGGCAGATGACGCTGGCGCGGCTGATCCTGGGCGCCGACGGGCTGTCGGCGACCACGGCGCAGGCGGTGCGGCTGGGCGCCGACCTGGGCCGGCTGATCGACGCGGTGTGGACCGAGCGCGCCGGCTTCGAGAAACTCGAATCTCTGGTGCCGGAGGATTATGCCGAGCACTGGCAGGTCACCCTGAAATTCCTGCGCATCATCACCGAGGTCTGGCCCGCCATCCTCGAGTCGACCGGGGAGACCGACCCGGCCAAGCGCCGCAATCTGGCGTTGGAGACGCAGGCGGCACTCTGGCAGGCCGCCCCGCCGCCGGGCATGGTGATCGCCGCCGGCTCCACCGGCTCCATCGCCGCGACGACGGAACTGCTGGCGGTCATCGCCCGGCTTCCGCAGGGAGCGGTGGTGCTGCCCGGCCTCGACACCGGCGCCGACGACACCATCTGGGACGCCATCGCGGAGGACGAGTCCCACCCGCAGCATGGCCTGTCGCAGTTGATCCGTCTGCTGGGCGTCGAACGCGCCGAGGTACAGCCCTGGACCGACGCGACGGAGCCGCGCGGCGCCCGCGCCCGCCTGATCGCCGAGGCGATGCGCCCGGCGGCGACCACCGAGGGCTGGCGCGAGTTGTCGGGCGTGGACGCCTCGGCGCTGGACGGGCTGACCCGCATCGACGCCGCCACGTCGGAGGAAGAGGCGCAGGTCATCGCGCTGCTGATGCGCCATGCGCTGGAGACGCCGACGAAGACTGCCGCCCTCATCACCCCCGACCGCAACCTGGGGCGCCGGGTCGCCATGGCGCTGGCGCGCTGGGGCATCCTGGTCAACGACTCCGGCGGCCAGCCGCTCGCCCACACCGCTGTCGGCACCTATCTGCGGCTGACGGCGGAACTGGCGGCGAGCCGCGTCCATCCGCTGGCCCTGCTGGCGCTGGCCAAGCACCCGATGGCGGCCGGCGGTCGCGACTCGGCGGATTTCCGCGCCGCCGCCCGCGCGCTGGAGCGTGTGGTGCTGCGCGGCCCGCGCCCGGCGGAAGGCTTCGACGGCGTGCTGGCGGCGCTGGAACAGGCCGAGCGCTTCGATCATGAGGAGCAGCAGGAATTCCTGCGCGACTGGCTGGTCGACATCGGCCGGCGCACCGCCCCCTTCCTGGAGGCGCTGAACGGCGAAACCCCGCTGGCCGACCTCGTGCGCGCCCATGTCGCCTTCTGCGAGGCGCTGGCCGCCGATGATGAGCTCACCGGGGCGGAGCGGCTTTGGCGCCAGGACGACGGCGAGGAGGCGGCGCGCTTCGTCCACGACCTGCTGGACGCGGCGGCGGGCTTCCCGCCGATCCCGGCCAAGGATTACCCGGCGCTGCTCGACGCGCTGATGAGCGCGCGGGCGGTGCGCCCCCGCTACGGCCTGCATCCGCGCCTGTTCATCCTGGGTCCGATGGAAGCGCGTCTCCAGCATCTCGACCTGACCATCCTGGGCGGGCTGAACGAGGGGACCTGGCCACCGACCGCAGCCGCCGATCCCTGGATGTCGCGACCGATGCGGCGCGATTTCGGCCTGCCCAGCCCGGAACGGCTGGTCGGCATGTCGGCCCATGACTTCGCCCATGCCTGCGGCGCGCCCGAAGTGGTGCTGACCCGCGCCGCGCGGGTGGAGGGCACGCCGACCGTGCCGTCGCGCTGGCTGCTGCGGCTGGAAACCGTGCTGAAGGCGGTGAATCTGGACGGCCTGATCGAGGAGCGCGGGGCCTGCTGGCTCGCCTGGGCGCGCGGGCTGGACGAGCCGGACCGGGTGCAGCCGGTGGCGGCGCCGGAACCGCGCCCGCCGCTGACCGCCCGGCCGCGCAAGCTGTCGGTGACGGAGATCGAGGCCTGGATGCGCGATCCCTACGCCATCTACGCCCGGCACGCCCTGCGGCTGCGGGCGCTCGACCCCATCGCCGCCGATCCGGGGGCGTCGGACCGCGGCCAGATCATCCACGACACGCTGGACGCCTTCGTCCGCGAGTATCCCGGACCGCTGCCCCATGATGCGCTCGACCGGCTGATCGCGCTGGGGCGCGAGCGCTTCGGCCCGCTGCTGCGCAGCCATCCCGACGTCTGGGCCTTCTGGTGGCCGCGGTTCGAGCGGGTGGCCGGCTGGTTCGTCGATCTGGAGCGCGAACGCCGCCCCCGCATCCGCCCGCTGGCGACCGAGGTTCCGGGCCGGCTGGAACTGTCCGGTCCCGGCGGCCCCTTCACCCTGACCGCCAAGGCCGACCGCATCGACCGCGGCCCGGACGGGCTGGTGGTGATCGATTACAAGACCGGCACCCCGCCGAGCGCGCGGGAGATCGAGCTGGGCTTCGCTCCGCAGTTGCCGCTGGAGGCCGCCATCGCGGCGGCGGGCGGGTTCAGCGGCGTGGACAAGGGCGCGGTGGCCGAGCTGACCTTCTGGCGCCTGTCCGGCGGCGATCCGGCCGGCGAGGAAAAACCGGTGAAGGGCGACCCGGCGGCATTGGGCGAGGAGGCGCGGACCGGGCTGGAGGCGCTGATCGCGCAGTTCGACAACCCGAACACCCCCTACCGCTCCCGCCCCCGTCCGGCGATGGCGCCGCGTTACACCGACTACGCGCATCTCGCCCGCGTCCAGGAATGGTCGTCGGGCGGCGGGGAGGGCGAGTGA
- a CDS encoding nucleotidyltransferase family protein, with protein MTVTIPDTAPQIAMVLAAGQGLRMRPLTNHMPKPLIPVLGKPMLDHALDRLAEAGVGRAVVNNHYLGAMIGEHLKDRTAPAITLSPEDTLLETGGGVRKALPHLGKAPVYTVNADIFWLDGPVPALRRLAAHWNPAEMDALLLLMATTKAVGYDGLGDYHMDPLGRLTRRAERELAPFVYAGVQIVKPELFAADTPDGAFSTNLIWDRAQEAGRLFGLAHDGLWFHIGTPAGLKEAEDLLAIGGVRAVAH; from the coding sequence ATGACCGTGACCATTCCCGATACAGCGCCCCAGATTGCGATGGTGCTGGCCGCCGGCCAGGGCCTGCGGATGCGCCCGCTGACCAACCACATGCCGAAGCCGCTGATCCCGGTGCTGGGCAAGCCGATGCTGGACCATGCGCTGGACCGGCTGGCCGAGGCCGGCGTCGGCCGGGCGGTGGTCAACAACCACTATCTGGGCGCGATGATCGGCGAGCACCTGAAGGACCGGACGGCGCCCGCCATCACCCTGTCGCCGGAGGACACGCTGCTGGAGACCGGCGGCGGGGTGAGGAAGGCCCTGCCCCATCTGGGCAAGGCGCCGGTCTATACGGTGAATGCCGACATCTTCTGGCTGGACGGCCCGGTGCCGGCGCTGCGCCGCCTCGCGGCCCATTGGAACCCGGCGGAGATGGACGCGCTGCTGCTGCTGATGGCGACGACCAAGGCGGTCGGCTATGACGGGCTCGGCGACTATCATATGGACCCGCTGGGCCGCCTGACCCGCAGGGCCGAGCGCGAACTGGCGCCCTTCGTCTATGCCGGGGTGCAGATCGTGAAGCCGGAACTGTTCGCGGCCGATACGCCGGACGGCGCCTTTTCCACCAACCTGATCTGGGACCGCGCGCAGGAGGCCGGGCGGCTGTTCGGCCTTGCCCATGACGGGCTGTGGTTCCACATCGGCACGCCCGCCGGATTGAAGGAGGCCGAGGATCTGCTCGCCATCGGCGGCGTGCGGGCGGTAGCGCATTGA
- a CDS encoding aminoglycoside phosphotransferase family protein: MTAATSTREDEIAAFLAANGLSDALREPLAGDASARRYERLRKADGGTLILVDTPTPADDLLPFIAIGAELAAIGLSVPAVIASDAERGLAIQDDFGSETFSRLLADGADPQHLYELATDALIVLHRGWPEGAAERLALPVYDPALFIAQTRLFTDAYVPVALGRPLSDEDRSDFDMAWRKVLEPVCAGAPSLLLRDYHVDNLMRLPRPGVGAAGLIDFQSAGWGPRAYDLVSLLEDARRDVAPDLAEAMVARYLAAFPDTDAAAFRRAMAVLGAARHTRIVAIFVRLALSQGRRSYLVHLPRVWRLLEAQLAKPELAPVAAWFDRHLPPNARAAFVVPETI; encoded by the coding sequence ATGACTGCTGCTACCTCCACGCGGGAAGACGAGATCGCCGCCTTCCTGGCGGCCAACGGCCTGTCCGATGCCCTGCGCGAACCGCTGGCCGGCGATGCCTCCGCCCGTCGCTACGAGCGGCTTCGCAAGGCTGATGGCGGAACTCTGATCCTGGTGGACACCCCGACCCCGGCCGACGACCTCCTTCCCTTCATCGCCATCGGTGCCGAACTGGCGGCCATTGGGCTATCGGTTCCCGCCGTAATCGCCTCCGACGCAGAACGAGGCCTGGCGATCCAGGATGATTTCGGAAGCGAAACATTCTCTCGCCTGCTGGCCGACGGTGCCGATCCGCAGCATCTCTACGAGTTGGCGACCGACGCGCTGATCGTCCTCCATCGCGGCTGGCCGGAGGGGGCGGCGGAGCGCCTCGCCCTGCCCGTCTACGATCCGGCGCTGTTCATCGCGCAGACGAGGCTGTTCACCGATGCCTATGTGCCGGTGGCGCTGGGCCGCCCCTTGAGCGATGAGGATCGTTCGGACTTCGATATGGCTTGGCGGAAGGTGCTGGAGCCGGTCTGCGCCGGTGCGCCGTCGCTTCTGCTGCGCGACTATCATGTCGACAACCTGATGCGGCTGCCGCGGCCGGGCGTAGGGGCGGCCGGGCTGATCGACTTCCAGAGCGCGGGCTGGGGGCCTCGGGCCTACGACCTCGTCTCGCTGCTGGAGGATGCGCGGCGCGACGTGGCGCCCGATCTGGCCGAGGCGATGGTCGCCCGCTATCTCGCCGCCTTCCCCGACACCGATGCCGCCGCCTTCCGCCGCGCCATGGCGGTTCTGGGGGCGGCGCGCCACACGCGGATCGTCGCCATCTTCGTCCGTCTGGCGCTGAGCCAGGGGCGGCGGTCCTACCTTGTCCATCTGCCGCGGGTTTGGCGCCTGCTGGAGGCCCAGCTGGCGAAGCCGGAACTTGCGCCGGTCGCCGCCTGGTTCGACCGCCATCTGCCGCCGAATGCCCGCGCCGCCTTCGTCGTTCCGGAGACGATCTGA
- the tsaE gene encoding tRNA (adenosine(37)-N6)-threonylcarbamoyltransferase complex ATPase subunit type 1 TsaE, whose product MSDIPPYTVAVSLPDEAATAALGRRLGAILRPGDLVALRGDLGAGKSALSRALIRSVTHEDAEVPSPTFTLVQTYDTEIGPVWHFDLYRLSGPDEVYELGWDDARAETVSLVEWPDRLGPLLPPDRVEVTMEHDGPDARRATLTGLGALAARVAATDWTL is encoded by the coding sequence ATGTCGGACATCCCTCCCTACACCGTCGCCGTATCGCTGCCGGACGAGGCCGCCACCGCGGCGCTGGGCCGCCGGCTGGGCGCCATCCTGCGGCCGGGCGACCTCGTGGCGCTGCGCGGCGATCTCGGCGCCGGCAAGTCGGCGCTGTCGCGGGCATTGATCCGCAGCGTCACCCATGAGGACGCCGAGGTGCCGTCCCCCACCTTCACCCTGGTGCAGACCTACGACACCGAAATCGGCCCGGTCTGGCATTTCGACCTCTACCGCCTGTCGGGACCGGACGAGGTGTATGAACTGGGTTGGGACGATGCGCGGGCCGAGACCGTTTCGCTGGTGGAATGGCCGGACCGGCTGGGTCCGCTGCTGCCTCCCGACCGGGTGGAGGTGACGATGGAGCATGACGGGCCGGATGCCCGCCGCGCCACGCTGACCGGCCTTGGCGCGCTGGCGGCGCGGGTGGCCGCCACCGACTGGACGCTGTGA
- a CDS encoding NAD(P)/FAD-dependent oxidoreductase: MSQTASSHDVLTTDVVIVGAGPVGLFAVFECGMLKMRCHVVDALDMVGGQCTALYPEKPIYDIPAHPSIDAADLIDRLAEQAAPFAPTYHLGQQVEKLTRQDSGRWLVETSIGTKIDTQAVIIAAGSGAFGPNRPPLDGLEAYEGKSVFYMVRRRQDFAGKKVVIAGGGDSAVDWALSLADVADRVYVVHRRPKFRAAPESVARMDALVREGRIEMVVPYQLSGLDGENGQLTAVRVATLDGEEKALPADALLAFFGLSMNLGPIADWGLDLERSHISVAQPGCATNVPGVFAIGDIATYPGKLKLILCGFAEAAQAAHSIRPLVYPGEALHFEYSTSKGVPGAA, translated from the coding sequence ATGTCGCAGACCGCATCCAGCCACGACGTCCTCACCACCGATGTCGTCATCGTCGGCGCCGGCCCCGTCGGCCTGTTCGCCGTGTTCGAATGCGGCATGCTGAAGATGCGCTGCCATGTGGTGGATGCGCTGGACATGGTCGGCGGCCAATGCACCGCGCTCTACCCGGAAAAGCCGATCTACGACATCCCGGCCCACCCCTCGATCGACGCGGCCGACCTGATCGACCGGCTGGCTGAACAGGCCGCTCCCTTCGCGCCCACCTATCACCTGGGCCAGCAGGTGGAAAAGCTGACCCGCCAGGACAGCGGGCGCTGGCTGGTGGAGACGAGCATCGGCACGAAGATCGACACCCAGGCGGTGATCATCGCCGCCGGCAGCGGCGCCTTCGGCCCCAACCGCCCGCCGCTCGACGGGCTGGAAGCGTATGAGGGCAAGTCGGTCTTCTACATGGTGCGCCGCCGCCAGGACTTCGCCGGCAAGAAGGTGGTGATCGCCGGCGGCGGCGACAGCGCGGTGGATTGGGCGCTGTCGCTGGCCGACGTCGCCGACCGCGTCTATGTCGTCCACCGCCGCCCCAAATTCCGCGCGGCCCCCGAAAGCGTCGCCCGCATGGACGCGCTGGTGCGCGAGGGGCGGATCGAGATGGTGGTGCCCTACCAGCTCTCCGGCCTGGACGGCGAGAACGGCCAGCTGACCGCCGTGCGCGTCGCCACGCTGGACGGCGAGGAAAAGGCGCTGCCGGCCGACGCGCTGCTCGCCTTCTTCGGCCTGTCGATGAATCTCGGCCCGATCGCCGACTGGGGCCTGGACCTGGAGCGCAGCCACATTTCGGTGGCCCAGCCCGGCTGCGCCACCAACGTGCCGGGCGTCTTCGCCATCGGCGACATCGCGACCTATCCGGGCAAGCTGAAACTGATCCTCTGCGGTTTCGCCGAAGCCGCCCAGGCCGCCCACTCCATCCGCCCGCTGGTCTATCCGGGCGAGGCGCTGCATTTCGAGTATTCCACGTCCAAGGGCGTGCCCGGCGCGGCCTGA
- a CDS encoding ABC transporter substrate-binding protein, translating to MSTAKQRFTLAAIAGLALAAASQTALAQPRTDLVVGMALEPPHLDPTAGAAGAIKEVTYANLFEPLLRVDGEGKLIPGLAERWTVSDDGLTYRFTLRPNAKFHDGTTADSADVKFTLDRARAADSVNAQKAYFAPIANVETPDPQTVVVTLSRPDGLFLFHMASGDAAIVAPESAPTNKQKPVGTGPFKFDRWVAGDRVVLVRNPDYDGAQPKLDRVTFRFISDPAAQVAALKAGEIDAFTLFSTYEALPEFRNDPRFTVTVGSTEGETVLSTNNARKPFDDVRVRRAMAHAIDRKTLIEGVLYGNGAAIGSHFPPHREGYVDLTGMYPYDPVKAKALLAEAGYPNGFDTTLRLPPPPYARRGGELVAAMLAEVGIRAKIEPVEWAAWLEKTFRGKDYDLTMIAHTEPLDIDIYARPDYYFNYKSERFNALNEELNRTQDPVKRNALYGEQQKILAEDAVNGFLFMLPSVTVQKAGLTGMWVNRPVQANDVTNAAWK from the coding sequence ATGTCGACCGCCAAGCAGCGCTTCACCCTGGCCGCCATCGCCGGACTGGCGCTGGCCGCCGCATCCCAAACGGCTCTGGCCCAGCCGCGCACCGACCTCGTCGTCGGCATGGCGCTGGAGCCGCCGCATCTCGATCCCACCGCCGGGGCGGCGGGCGCCATCAAGGAAGTCACCTACGCCAACCTGTTCGAACCGCTGCTGCGCGTCGATGGCGAGGGCAAGCTGATCCCCGGCCTGGCGGAGCGCTGGACCGTTTCGGATGACGGGCTGACCTACCGCTTCACCCTGCGGCCCAACGCGAAGTTCCACGACGGCACCACCGCCGATTCCGCCGACGTGAAGTTCACCCTGGACCGCGCCCGCGCCGCGGATTCGGTGAATGCGCAGAAGGCCTATTTCGCCCCGATCGCCAATGTGGAAACGCCGGACCCGCAGACGGTGGTCGTCACCCTGTCGCGCCCCGACGGCCTGTTCCTGTTCCACATGGCGAGCGGCGACGCCGCCATCGTCGCCCCGGAATCGGCGCCGACCAACAAGCAGAAGCCCGTCGGCACCGGCCCCTTCAAGTTCGACCGCTGGGTCGCCGGCGACCGCGTCGTGCTGGTCCGCAACCCCGATTATGACGGCGCGCAGCCCAAGCTGGACCGCGTCACCTTCCGCTTCATCAGCGACCCCGCCGCCCAGGTGGCGGCGCTGAAGGCCGGCGAGATCGACGCCTTCACCCTGTTCAGCACCTATGAGGCGCTGCCGGAGTTCCGCAACGATCCGCGATTCACCGTGACGGTCGGCTCGACGGAGGGCGAGACGGTCCTGTCCACCAACAACGCCCGCAAACCCTTCGACGATGTCCGCGTCCGCCGCGCCATGGCCCATGCCATCGACCGCAAGACGCTGATCGAGGGCGTGCTGTACGGCAACGGCGCCGCCATCGGCAGCCATTTCCCGCCGCACCGCGAGGGCTATGTCGACCTGACCGGGATGTATCCCTACGACCCGGTCAAGGCGAAGGCGCTGCTGGCCGAGGCGGGCTATCCCAACGGCTTCGACACCACCCTGCGCCTGCCGCCGCCGCCCTATGCGCGCCGCGGCGGCGAACTGGTCGCCGCCATGCTGGCCGAGGTCGGCATCCGCGCGAAGATCGAGCCGGTGGAATGGGCGGCCTGGCTGGAAAAGACGTTCAGGGGCAAGGACTACGACCTGACGATGATCGCCCACACCGAGCCGCTGGACATCGACATCTACGCCCGGCCCGACTACTACTTCAATTACAAGAGCGAGCGCTTCAACGCCCTGAACGAGGAGCTGAACCGCACCCAGGATCCGGTCAAGCGCAACGCGCTCTATGGCGAACAGCAGAAAATTCTGGCCGAGGATGCGGTCAACGGCTTCCTTTTCATGCTGCCGTCGGTGACGGTGCAGAAAGCCGGCCTGACCGGCATGTGGGTCAACCGCCCGGTCCAGGCCAACGACGTCACCAACGCCGCCTGGAAATAG
- a CDS encoding ABC transporter permease, with amino-acid sequence MPAFLLRRLVSLIVTVWLATIVVFTVLQLVPGDPALLMLGVNAQPDTLAALRSQMGLDQPILTRYLDWVGGLARGDLGVSLTYGRPVAELVAERLTVTLPLSLLSLAISTVVALPLGLYAAARRGRGGDWAVLGFAQLGVSMPSFWIAILLILLFSLTLHWFPAGGFPGWDGGIGPALHALVLPAVALAVPEAAILARVTRTAVLDTLGEDHIRTARAKGVGRTAVLLRHALPNALIPVATVLGLQISFLVAGAVVVENVFTLPGLGRLLYQAIGQRDLIVVQGVVVLLALFVVLVSALVDIACALADPRPKGGAS; translated from the coding sequence GTGCCCGCTTTCCTGCTGCGACGGCTGGTCAGCCTGATCGTCACCGTCTGGCTGGCCACAATCGTGGTCTTCACCGTGCTGCAGCTGGTTCCCGGTGACCCGGCGCTGCTGATGCTGGGCGTCAATGCCCAGCCCGATACGCTGGCGGCATTGCGCAGCCAGATGGGTCTCGACCAGCCGATCCTTACCCGTTACCTCGACTGGGTCGGCGGGCTGGCGCGCGGCGACCTCGGCGTCAGCCTGACCTACGGCCGCCCGGTGGCGGAGCTGGTGGCGGAACGGCTGACGGTGACCCTGCCGCTGTCCCTGCTGTCCCTGGCCATCAGCACGGTGGTTGCCCTGCCGCTCGGCCTCTATGCCGCGGCCAGGCGGGGCAGGGGCGGCGACTGGGCGGTGCTGGGCTTCGCTCAGCTCGGCGTGTCGATGCCCAGCTTCTGGATCGCCATCCTGCTGATCCTGCTGTTCTCGCTGACCCTGCACTGGTTCCCGGCCGGCGGATTTCCGGGTTGGGACGGCGGCATCGGTCCGGCGCTGCATGCGCTGGTGCTGCCGGCCGTGGCGCTGGCCGTACCGGAGGCCGCCATTCTCGCCCGCGTCACCCGCACCGCCGTGCTCGACACGCTGGGCGAGGACCATATCCGCACCGCCCGCGCCAAGGGGGTGGGCCGCACGGCGGTCCTGCTGCGCCATGCCCTGCCCAATGCGCTGATCCCGGTGGCGACGGTGCTGGGGCTGCAGATCTCCTTCCTCGTCGCCGGCGCGGTGGTGGTGGAGAATGTCTTCACCCTGCCGGGGCTCGGCCGGCTGCTCTATCAGGCCATCGGCCAGCGCGACCTGATCGTCGTGCAGGGCGTGGTCGTGCTGCTTGCGCTGTTCGTCGTGCTGGTCAGCGCGCTGGTCGACATCGCCTGCGCGCTGGCCGACCCGCGGCCGAAGGGAGGGGCGTCGTGA
- a CDS encoding ABC transporter permease — protein MRRLPLSLHLGAVLTLLLVAMALLSLLWTPYPAEQVRVLARLKPPSAAHWLGTDHFGRDVLSMIMVGARNSLAVGAAAVGLGLLGGVPLGLLAAGLGRWGDEVMARLGDLVFAFPAVLTAILLTAALGAGAINVVVALALFNAAVLARVTRGAALAVWRRPFVGAALALGRGPLSVTLVHVLPNIAGIVVVQATVLFAIAIVNEAALSYLGLGIQPPSPSWGKMLGDAQTYLFTAPLQAVFPGVAIALSVMGLTMLGDGLRDWLDPRHRSSGMM, from the coding sequence ATGAGGCGCCTTCCCCTCTCCCTCCATCTCGGCGCCGTCCTGACCCTGCTGCTGGTCGCCATGGCGCTGCTGTCTCTGCTGTGGACGCCCTACCCGGCGGAGCAGGTGCGCGTGCTGGCCCGGCTGAAGCCGCCGAGCGCCGCCCATTGGCTGGGCACCGACCATTTCGGGCGCGACGTGCTGTCGATGATCATGGTCGGCGCCCGCAACTCGCTGGCGGTGGGGGCGGCGGCGGTCGGGCTCGGGCTGCTGGGCGGGGTGCCGCTCGGGCTGCTGGCCGCCGGGCTGGGGCGCTGGGGGGACGAGGTGATGGCGCGGCTGGGCGATCTGGTCTTCGCCTTCCCCGCCGTGCTGACGGCGATCCTGCTGACCGCGGCGCTGGGGGCCGGGGCCATCAACGTCGTGGTGGCGCTGGCCCTGTTCAACGCCGCGGTGCTGGCCCGCGTCACCCGTGGCGCGGCGCTGGCGGTGTGGCGGCGGCCCTTCGTCGGTGCGGCGCTGGCGCTGGGGCGGGGGCCGCTGTCAGTGACGCTGGTGCATGTGCTGCCCAACATCGCCGGCATCGTCGTGGTCCAGGCCACCGTCCTGTTCGCCATCGCCATCGTCAACGAGGCGGCGCTGAGCTATCTCGGTCTCGGCATCCAGCCGCCCAGCCCCAGCTGGGGCAAGATGCTGGGCGACGCCCAGACCTACCTGTTCACCGCGCCCTTGCAGGCGGTGTTCCCGGGTGTCGCCATTGCGCTCAGCGTGATGGGGCTGACGATGCTGGGGGATGGGCTGCGCGACTGGCTCGACCCGCGGCACCGGTCTTCGGGGATGATGTAG
- the gpt gene encoding xanthine phosphoribosyltransferase, whose product MAEAPFNKHFPVSWEELHRNAKALAWRLIDRGPWKGIIAITRGGMVPAAIIARELEIRMIDTVCVSSYDHQKQRNATVLKGVEGANAGDGEGWLIIDDLVDTGKTAEVVRKLLPKAHFATVYAKPAGRPLVDTFITEVSQDTWIHFPWDIELQFSQPIAKLRQG is encoded by the coding sequence GTGGCCGAAGCCCCCTTCAACAAGCATTTCCCGGTGTCCTGGGAAGAGCTCCACCGCAACGCCAAGGCGCTGGCCTGGCGCCTGATCGACCGTGGCCCGTGGAAGGGCATCATCGCGATCACGCGCGGCGGCATGGTTCCTGCGGCGATCATCGCGCGCGAGCTCGAAATCCGCATGATCGACACCGTCTGTGTCTCCAGCTACGATCACCAGAAGCAGCGCAATGCGACGGTGCTGAAGGGTGTCGAGGGCGCCAATGCCGGCGACGGCGAGGGCTGGCTGATCATCGACGACCTGGTGGACACCGGCAAGACGGCGGAAGTCGTGCGCAAATTGCTGCCGAAGGCGCATTTCGCCACCGTCTACGCCAAGCCGGCCGGCCGGCCCCTGGTCGACACCTTCATCACCGAAGTCAGCCAGGACACCTGGATCCACTTCCCCTGGGACATCGAACTGCAGTTCTCGCAGCCGATCGCCAAGCTGCGCCAGGGCTGA